The following DNA comes from Cyprinus carpio isolate SPL01 chromosome A4, ASM1834038v1, whole genome shotgun sequence.
atgagaaatatttcttcagcaccaaatcagcatattaactgtaacttaaattatccgttttccatataataaaatcaattaaagcaATATTAATCGTTTCAACAAGCCCACTTTACAGTACACTGACCTGAGTCTGAGACCTGAGAACTTCTCCACGGCAACCTCTTGACTGACCGATGGACGAGGCGTGGCCTGACACACAGCGGGAGGAGTCTTGAGAGAGAGCGGTGACTTCAAAGTATGGTTTACTTTTGCAGCGTCTCTTACTGGCTGAGATGGGCAGTTGATCATACTCTGGCCAGTAGAAGTCTGCCTTACTGAAGTGGcttgtttacaaaaataaaatgcatatgattttaatatattgcaaacatttgcatttttgaaagCAAAAAGAATCATTGCAACATTCACCTGCTTTGGTGTGGTGGGCCGTCCTCTGCTTGCTTTTCAGCTTTGCTGTGACATCTGATGGAGGAGAACCATCGCTGTCCCGTCCTGTTGGTGGGGGAGTTTTCGAACCCCCCCGAGGTGTTGTTAAGGACTTAGTGCTTGTCTGTCTCTGGACGGAGGGTTTGTTTTCAGGCTGTGTGGTTTTCTGTGAGGCCTCCAGCTGCTGCTGTAGTTTTTGCATCTTCTCCTGCATTAATTTCAGCTCGGCTGATAGACAAATACACTCATGATCAACACACAACACGTGCATAACCTGCACATATATAATCATGCCTAGAATAACTACAGAGCTCTACCCTCCAGATCTTCCTTTGACTTATTCAAGTCACTGTTCACTTCAGCTGAGCTGGAGTTCCCAGGTGCCGCGTCGTCTTCCCCTTCCTCCTCCGGCTCAATATAGGgatcaccatcatcatcctcatcgaAGAGGTCGTCCAGATTGTCACTGCCCTCACCAGCGGCGGGAGTCACCTGTTCCTGGCTCTCACTCTCCGCAAATAAAGACAGCAACATGTCCAGATTCTCCTCCTCTGATGTCAGACACATGAATGCAGATTCATTTAATCGAATTACATACAGTAAAAGcataacattataatatgttcaatacatacattttataatagaGTATACTTGACATTCAGCAAACACTAAATTTATATCAACAGTTTGTAAGGATCATATACAATATACCATACAAATATCTATCCACCTGTGACCCAGGCATTGacttttgtcctctgtagaggacattatatttGAGTGAATTCCTATTAGACCCTACATGCCAGTTTTAGCTTTTTAGAGATATCAAATGTTTGATCATAAACACTCCCTTTACTTGGTCTGATATTGACAGAATGATCAAATTTagcactcttatggaaatatgataaagCTGTGTAATTACCACATAAATCTGGCTAATTTTCTAATTGTTTGTCCCAAATAAACATCTCAAAAAactgttatggggtttcaaatcggAATATGACTTTTTGTTATGAAGCGGGGCATAATCTTCATACAGgtcttctgtagaggacaccaggacagACGGCATGTCAATCAGGCGTTTTGAAGTCAATAAGGAAAGAAATTAcagatcaatattcctatgaaatctTCTTATGAAAATATTGCCAAGTTATTACTCCctttattacacttcttttttctttaattacatgaatatgcaaattagatgcaatGTATAGATACATTAGATAGAATGGTAATAACAGCTTGTGGACATTTTACACACATACTCCATAAAGTACAAAATCATATCAAATCATGGacttatatctttcataacatagttgagagaATAATCTTTGTACAAAGTTTGCTTAAAAATagtctgaaacctaaaaactgactggtgaatgaacattttttttgccTATACATGCTTTTCatgtctttcttctctctctctctctctgaataaCTTACTCTTGGCGTCATCTACAACGGacatagaataaaatatgaatacaatttttttttttaaatatatatttttttcctctccattTTTTTCTTTGCGCTCCAACCAATGTTacgacataaaaaaacaacaacaatttttctGGTTCTCAGGAGGATATAGAACAGTATAATACACATTGATTcaatattttagacacaataaaCAGTATAATGTTGACTGTCATGGGGACTACGCTTAAAATACTGCACATGCGCTGCATATTAAACATATGATCAGATAAAGTCACGTTACATGAACATACTATAAACGAGACAAATTTAGCAATATATTAAacttatatactttatatttttttgctagaAATCAGATTTAAACGTCTTGCTCTACCAGGAACTGCAGCAACGTTCATTTCTCGTCTAACTTAACTATGGTTTATTCAACAGAGTGATAAACTAGCCTAGCATTTGTACTGACTTGCTGCTGGGCTCACCTGTCATGTTGATTTCGATTGCTTTTCGTCGCTTTGTTTTTCAGTGAAAGcgattttttaatattgtgttcGCTGGAACAGATGTAGCAGCAGTTCTTTCAACGTTGGCGCGAAAAGTGTTTGATATTCAGGACCCCGGAACTACGTCACTTTTTCGGTAGAActttgtgcctgtccacaacaaaataaataataataataataataataataataactaatttatttatatagtaaaagTATCACAAGTGtacaaaatcatttttgtaaaaattaataatatatatttttttttaaataaataaaactaattgttAAATGTAGCCTCACGTGGCTATATTTACATTTTCGGctcaaaatggtttttaaaacatGCTTAATGTGTTCCAGtcgaaaaaaaaagcttatttgttGGTAAAGGGTACTCTCTTTTAGATTTCGATTTTGCTTAAGACAAGTATAATTCGACTTTGAAATAATGAATACTTATAATAgcataataattgtataaattcgccaaaatgtataatttacataatatgcTTAATGGGTTTCTTTATTCTTTAACTTAcgtaactaaatataaatatacaacctTTCAGTGCCAAGTTGTACCCTGTGCAAATGACCAATAAACCCTAGAAAGAAATCAAAGTTGGGTTTGCCAATTCATTTGCACTCTTAATAAATGTgagcacacatactgtatataggtCTATAGGAAGAATGATAAGAATTATCAAATTAGAGACAAAACCACCcacaaatgcaaaaattaaactgTCAAATTTATTAGACAAAAATGATAATGTAAACAGCATTGAATTTGCTTCTTCCAGCACAAACTGCAACATTTTAGAACACATTTGACAATTGGATACACAATATAATCTTCTTGCTACTGACCTTATGTGAAAACATAGCTACAGTATGTCAAAAACACACCTTTGGGGTCTGTTTTACTAGATTAATGCCAAGATCTGATCACAACACAAAGCACCTTTCCTAATAAGGCATCTTTCTGTGACACTTAATGTATGACCTCTAAATATAATGTCTTATTAAAGGTCAATAACAGACAGGACATGTGCAAAACATTCACAGAGAAGTTATATTTCTAGTTTCCAAAACTTTTAGTTCAATTTGGTCAAAtcctatatattcatatttttaaattctaaaacgGTGCGAACGCTGAATACCTGTTAATCAAATACTGTTAGTTTAATAGGAATGTTCAGGCAACTGTGGCTAAACACTAAGGTCATGGTCAAGTAACGGTTGATTTAATCACAGCGATGTGTCCGGAGCCCGTTTCTGCCACGgaataaaaattaatgataaaaacagtaattgtgagagtttatatatcacaattcagaccttttttctcacaattgtgagatataaacttgcaattcctTCTTTTTACACcattacagaaacaaaaaacagaataatgATGTAAacaaaattcagagaaaaagaattgtgaatttatatctcagaattctgtctcagaattctgactttttgtcctCATAAAAAAGTCAGGATTGTAAAAGTCGCaattactctttttttaattaatattattattcttctaTTTTAAATCCCAttgcagaaacaggcttccatacacaACAGTGTGTGACAGCACACAAACTCTGTCTGTCTTTAGTGTACTCCAGGTGAGAGATCTGTGCATCTCACTGCTTCAGCAGAGGCAGCTCTCTGGGTTTAAAGAAGGCCTGCGACATTCCCATGGCATAAATATACACCTTGGAGTCCACCGCTATTTTCTCTTTCTGCAGCAGgtctataaaaataacaattctggtTTAGTACACCAAAGCAAACCCtaacaaactgaaaatgaataatgaataaacagGCCATTTACTTAgcaatacagttatttatatccAACAGATATCATTAAAAACTAAAGATTTATGTATTCCTCATGAGCAAGATCACTCACCATCaattttttgctgaaattcatttAGAGGTAGAAGAATAACCTCCACAAATTCTGAGAGGCAAACAATGATATGCtttcagaacaaaaaacacaaagcaataaTGTTGACGATTTTATTAGAAATCAAATACGTACCTCCATCACCTAGACAGCACAGTGGAGACAAAAGAAACGGTTTGCTCAGCATTAAAACACAGTATGAACAGACACATGGTTCTGTGatgaaatattagtaaaaaaaagcCTCCTGATGCTCCTTCACTCACCCAGCTGCTGAGTGGGGTTTACATTTTCAGTGTCATCTCCATTGATATGTACAATCACCATCTGTGTGGTGCAGTTAGACAAGCCCGGATCTAAACACGAGACTAAAAGACATGGGCATGAGACATTAAAATATGCAAAGTTACATACATTTTGacaggtatacacacacacacacacacattaaagcaGCTGTACCTGGGGTGATGCCCACTACTTCTCCTTTGTAACCTGTTTCCTCCTTTAGTTCTCTCAAAGCAGCAGTTTCAACACTCTCATTGTCATCTATCAGACCTGAAATATTCATGCACAGAGAATAATCGATAACTACACTgtcatatttacatcatatttgctgaatgaaatccaatacttgtttcttactaatttctgtttccaaaaaaatagaGGCTGTTTTGCTCAAGCAAATCAcactttttcacaaaatatgatgtttttgtAGTACAACCAAGTCTTGTATTATCCCTCCATCACctgaaaactgtcaaaaaaagGCCTTTCTTCCTCTGAGCCTGTTAGAATAATTTCTTCAATTCTCAGCCAATTTCCACATGTATGAATGATTCTAAAGACATTATTTTCTGTCTTATCCTGATTATCACTTTTTGCACAGTTAAATGAcccagttttaatcattttttcatTCAAACTTTAGACATCTGACTGCTTGTTATTTTGATatacttataatttaaaaaaatcttaattcttattttgtgaaaaactggAATGTTTTTATTGAACTCAGCATAATCAGATTAGATAATATTAGGTCTTTTTTTTGTTGCCTAATCAAACCTGCAGGAAACTCCAGTGTGTTGCAGCCCATGGGTGGACGAAACTGCTTCACCATTACGACACAGTCTTTATGCAGAGTCCTCTTCAGTAGGGCTATGATTGCTACACCTAGATGAATTCaaacatgttaataaatataGAGCATTAAAGCATACACACTGGTTCAAATAAGCATGCATGAGACTGCAAACACACCATCAGTAGCACTGTCTGCGACTCGGGTTGTTCTCTTTGCTGTTTCCCATGTTCTGAGgagacaatttatttttatttatttatttatgttttaatgccATATCACCAACGATGTCTACATTCATGGCAACATTAACAATATCACTTCAATAcatcatttacaataatatacaattttcttaagaaacaatcattatacaaaaacatacaagaaTCAACAATAGTactgataatttatttattttttttaattaaataaaaaaatgttttttagtatattttctgGATAATATATGTTCtgaggagacaaaaaaaaatatgcattaagatCATACTGTGCATATTTTAATAACTAATCATGCAAGCACCTACCAATCaatttaagtgaaaatgaaagagaaaaatgttttagGATGATTAATTGAAAGcaacaataaaaaagataattttaatcAGTAGGATTATCATCATGTCCAGAGGTCAAAGGTCTcacatcattcacacacacacacacacacacacacacacacacacacacacacacacacacacacacaaaatcacagatCAATACCTGGTGCTTCCAGAGGGATCCACATATGTGGTCTTCTCAAGCTTCAGCCATTTTCCACTCACTATCAGCTAACAAGAACACATTATTCATATGTTTACAGAGTACTTTAAGCACAACATATTACAagaatgacattattttaaagggatagttcatacaaaaatgaaccttcatgttgttccttTTTCCAAGGAACAAGTAATGCTAGGCAAAAATGACATCATTCACTTCATTGAAAAatgcactatttaaaaaaacgAATCCAGGTTtcgaacaacatgagggtgggcaaatgatgacagtattttcatttaagggtgaactatcactttaaagggatactccaccccaaaatgaaaattttgtcattaatcacttacccccatgtcattccaaaccagtaaaagctccgttcgtctttggaacacaatttaagatattttggatgaaaacctggaggcctgagactgtcccatagactgacaagtaaataacagtgtcaaggttcataaaaggtatgaaagtcgtcgtcagaatactccatctgccatcagacgtgcaatttgGGTTATATGAAACAACGGGGACACTTTATgtaaacgaagaaaacaaaaataacgactttattcaacaattcctctcctctgtgtctctc
Coding sequences within:
- the LOC109054944 gene encoding ADP-sugar pyrophosphatase-like, translated to MSSPKKATTEPHVIKEELIVSGKWLKLEKTTYVDPSGSTRTWETAKRTTRVADSATDGVAIIALLKRTLHKDCVVMVKQFRPPMGCNTLEFPAGLIDDNESVETAALRELKEETGYKGEVVGITPVSCLDPGLSNCTTQMVIVHINGDDTENVNPTQQLGDGEFVEVILLPLNEFQQKIDDLLQKEKIAVDSKVYIYAMGMSQAFFKPRELPLLKQ